One stretch of Ammospiza nelsoni isolate bAmmNel1 chromosome 21, bAmmNel1.pri, whole genome shotgun sequence DNA includes these proteins:
- the DDX52 gene encoding probable ATP-dependent RNA helicase DDX52, translated as METRELFRRLGAGARFDVRRFGLDARRFGVVKGNRGSVSLESLDFFGSKEGAPQGAAEEGRGFAGAEEEVKQQKDGAGKNDGKRKRTAENGEGNRKKKKARGAVSMPELSENNGIKWMSSLEAKIEDAKDKKPTAEKLERLRREKINRFRHQHRISIQGTDLPDPIATFEQLQEEYKVHPKILENIHAAGFHVPTAIQMQAIPVMLHGRELLASAPTGSGKTLAFCIPLLTHLKQPRNKGFRALIISPTRELASQTHRELVKLAEGTGFRIHMIHKAAEAAKKFGPKSSKKFDILVTTPNRLIYLLKEDPPAIDLSSVEWLVVDESDKLFEDGKSGFREQLGTIFLACTSHLARRALFSATFAHDVEEWCKLNLDNLVLVSVGARNSAAETVEQELLFVGSETGKLTAMRELVKKGFAPPVLVFVQSIERAKELFHELIYEGINVDVIHADKTQQQRDKVVQSFRAGKIWVLICSALLARGMDFKGVNMVINYDLPTSAVEYIHRIGRTGRAGHRGKAVTFFTEDDKPLLRSIANVIQRAGCPVPEYIKHLPKLQSKQKKKFIKKPLTRESICTTPKCFLKKDKRKMKTTKENTKGKKKGKEDKNGSKLQTVAES; from the exons ATGGAGACCCGCGAGCTGTTCCGCCGCCTCGGAGCCGGCGCTCGCTTCGACGTGCGGCGCTTCGGGCTCGACGCGCGGCGCTTCGGG GTGGTTAAAGGGAACCGCGGCAGCGTCTCGCTGGAGAGCCTCGACTTCTTCGGGAGCAAGGAGGGAGCCCCTCAGGGAGCTGCCGAGGAGGGCAGGGGGTTCGCAGGGGCTGAAGAGGAGgtgaagcagcagaaagatGGAGCGGGCAAGAACgatggaaagaggaaaagaacgGCAGAAAACGGCGAAgggaacaggaaaaagaaaaaggcacgAG GAGCAGTATCAATGCCAGAGCTGTCAGAAAACAACGGAATAAAGTGGATGTCCTCTCTGGAAGCAAAAATTGAAGatgcaaaagacaaaaagccTACTGCAGAGAAGCTTGAACGCTTGAGGAGAGAAAAG ATCAATCGCttcaggcaccagcacaggatCAGCATCCAGGGGACAGATCTCCCTGACCCCATTGCCACCTTTGAGCAGCTTCAGGAGGAGTACAAAGTGCACCCTAAGATCCTGGAGAACATCCATGCTGCAGGCTTCCACGTCCCCACAGCCATCCAGATGCAGGCAATCCCTGTCATGCTGCAC GGTCGGGAGCTTCTGGCTTCAGCTCCTACAGGGTCTGGGAAAACACTGGCATTTTGTATCCCTCTCTTAACACACctgaagcagcccaggaacaAAGGATTCAGGGCTCTGATCATATCTCCCACCCGAGAACTTGCCAGCCAG aCCCACCGGGAGCTGGTGAAGCTGGCAGAAGGCACAGGCTTCAGAATCCACATGATCCACAAGGCAGCCGAGGCAGCCAAGAAGTTTGGGCCCAAGTCTTCCAAAAAATTTG atATACTGGTTACTACTCCCAACAGACTGATTTATCTGCTGAAAGAAGATCCTCCAGCCATAGACTTGAGCAG TGTGGAGTGGCTGGTGGTGGATGAGTCAGACAAGCTGTTTGAGGATGGCAAGTCAGGattcagggagcagctgggcacaATCTTCCTGGCATGCACCTCCCACCTGGCCAGGAGGGCCCTGTTCAGCGCCACCTTTGCCCATGATGTGGAGGAGTGGTGTAAGCTCAACCTGGACAACCTGGTGCTGGTGTCTGTTGGGGCAAG AAACTCTGCAGCAGAGACAGTAGAACAAGAGCTGCTGTTTGTTGGATCTGAGACAGGAAAGCTAACAGCAATGAGAGAGCTTGTTAAAAAG GGTTTTGCTCCTCCAGTCCTTGTTTTTGTACAGTCTATTGAGAGGGCTAAAGAGCTTTTCCATGAGCTGATTTATGAAGGCATCAATGTGGATGTCATCCATGCAGACAAGACTCAGCAACAG AGAGACAAAGTAGTGCAGAGTTTCAGAGCTGGGAAGATCTGGGTGCTCATCTGCTCTGCGTTACTGGCTCGAGGGATGGACTTCAAAGGTGTGAACATGGTCATCAATTATGATTTACCAACCAGTGCAGTGGAATACATCCACAGGATAG GTCGTACTGGaagagcaggacacagaggaAAGGCAGTCACTTTCTTCACAGAAGATGATAAACCTTTATTACGCAG CATTGCCAACGTTATCCAGCGAGCTGGCTGTCCTGTGCCAGAATACATAAAACATTTGCCCAAACTGCAGAG caaacaaaagaagaaattcaTTAAGAAACCTTTGACAAGAGAATCCATTTGTACCACCCCAAAGTGCTTCttgaaaaaagacaaaagaaaaat GAAAACCACAAAGGAAAATACtaagggaaagaagaaaggtAAAGAAGACAAAAATGGCAGTAAATTACAGACTGTTGCAGAAAGCTGA